A genomic window from Halogeometricum borinquense DSM 11551 includes:
- a CDS encoding DUF7853 family protein produces MSASAHDCPTELDLTHEEAWALHAALLVSIEDAVEAGEDPDELVSFLTRVEENADFECDELASLVEVLRSYVNGQAPSRDRRPARNAINNIQTALA; encoded by the coding sequence ATGAGCGCTTCGGCCCACGACTGTCCGACCGAACTCGACCTCACGCACGAAGAGGCGTGGGCACTCCACGCCGCCCTCTTGGTTAGCATCGAGGATGCCGTAGAGGCAGGAGAGGACCCCGACGAACTGGTGTCGTTCCTCACCCGCGTCGAAGAGAACGCGGACTTCGAGTGCGATGAGTTGGCGTCCCTCGTAGAGGTGCTCCGGAGCTACGTCAACGGACAGGCGCCGTCGCGTGACCGCCGTCCGGCCCGAAACGCCATCAATAACATCCAGACGGCGCTCGCGTAA